A genomic window from Scophthalmus maximus strain ysfricsl-2021 chromosome 17, ASM2237912v1, whole genome shotgun sequence includes:
- the LOC118288663 gene encoding flocculation protein FLO11: MALSQLQCLDDNHVNPRTHESKPEFLYCEEQRLALEALLRGGRDAFAKCLRERGLRGFLSEPEQDALARAAEPYDPGSELFQEDAADDEPPLSLHYWPELSDTSVPQMDLGWPDCESYRGVTRTTVYAQPPLDGQAHIKEIVRKMIAQAQKVIAVVMDAFTDVDIFQDLLDASFKRRVSVYILLERTGLPHFLSMCQRANMHPGHFKHLRVRCTEGAEFCTRSSTRVRGQLGHRFMFVDGDKAVSGSYSFTWMSSRLDRNLITVVTGQAVEAFDRLFRFLYMTSSSVDLRQVTLEPEPEPEPLPPPPIVVPPSAADVRKLYNPKYALVAAGNQSLIPSAGQGSPKEPQPSENSKNQETKKRRSKDTIQEAPPLHPGLIHLEKVYLISYLPTWPEPDPSSDVIGFINIRDAKKPTQFNMQRSEMFETSQAIRFSSPFSVAKAVLPDVAQRRQITPKNEEKNKPQPSQNNAKAEESVVDGVQATPLSAEPGDIKTKGEAPEEKSSTSGQKSEPGRDTIKALNTENKLHSNTPTNQDAGHGTSPHHSARTPPQSSNGTSTPNTDTAQSFTTSSPEAQSLPESSAKKKAQTSLNTQSAAVYKTHTPELSGPAHSNSEQRTQTKTGVSQTDSHTQAVLAQPHNSSEMTPNTQTPTAHPPSASPVHPQPVSSTSLSGEKNTPCPAVDSRTATSVCAPVPTSSCSSSVPPLISSSTTVQPPLPQPSASSCLTLVAPVPKPRTVHLVIKEGRASHGPKLPEISVVRRPESLAGTGRTVAHSKPDAANVVQSPPENGPETVSQLQDNGGSKTGTQNETEISVEGPKPEQNVTSPERKGEETIGLRGDRAATQSAAGIKAQAQSDVLTTDAPKANTVNILEIIPKDVEPKSLTSSDCKMLPKTETDCVATAQTDTKAPEKTLIHCKFANVPKDTSENVIQCKTYLARARQPQRISCCELNPAGFDVLETMDSLKASTTHTPVSATTTSTPTDSGGNPIVTSAHHTDSKPNVAKHNAHTTITAQESQQTPKDGGSSRTPQRPQYLNLSKTHTPDSHSPTAERESQQLPSLVRTTTPDGFLPRTPTPDFRTPTPDGYVSSREDSGLSPTSDEYYECCDSPLRDAVFDRAGFHNYGTTGDPESPLYINNITCMFGEMDGNETQSLSTTVSTSSSLLEKIKVGEGKELTIEENEREKDVKRTEVSVAGRRTEEDYQRPKRSDEAKTKAEHHQESTAVVETDKKAQPQAAERKRLPNQSAAQRLVDGGGTPGESEMNELKGLSAGDLEAEQVSSDGVKEKVVDEAALRPSGVESRDRPQSPRETEGPEPPRRQQQDGGASSPSPRRPPRPPPPLAVVAVGSAAGREQVVVSHSRQSLLSRQPPVAESRARFGQSQNRHSYTKAPASVFHTHLNIQSQPRPHPREAHRQGEGGAPFALTFSRLYNLKGLKDKMSKGGSTYSQVQGRKSTN, from the exons ATGGCTCTGTCCCAGCTCCAGTGCCTCGACGACAACCACGTGAACCCGCGGACGCACGAGTCCAAGCCGGAGTTCCTCTACTGCGAGGAGCAGCGGCTCGCGCTCGAGGCGCTGCTGCGCGGCGGTCGCGACGCGTTCGCCAAGTGCCTGCGGGAGCGCGGCCTGCGGGGCTTCCTGTCGGAGCCGGAGCAGGACGCGCTCGCCCGCGCGGCGGAGCCCTACGACCCGGGCTCGGAGCTCTTCCAGGAGGACGCGGCGGACGACGAGCCCCCGCTGTCGCTGCACTACTGGCCCGAGCTGTCGGACACGTCCGTGCCCCAGATGGACCTGGGCTGGCCCGACTGCGAGTCGTACCGCGGGGTGACGCGCACCACGGTTTACGCGCAGCCGCCGCTGGACGGCCAGGCGCACATCAAGGAGATTGTCAGGAAAATGATTGCGCAGGCGCAAAAG gtgatTGCAGTGGTGATGGACGCCTTCACTGATGTGGACATCTTCCAAGATCTGCTAGACGCCAGTTTCAAGCGGAGGGTGTCTGTCTACATCCTGTTGGAACGCACAGGGCTACCTCATTTCCTGTCCATGTGTCAGAGGGCCAACATGCACCCTGGACACTTCAAG cacCTTCGTGTTCGCTGCacagaaggagcagagttcTGCACTCGGTCGAGCaccagggtcagaggtcaactgGGTCACAGATTCATGTTCGTCGATGGAGATAAAGCTGTGTCTGGGTCATACAG TTTCACCTGGATGTCCTCGCGACTGGACAGGAACCTCATCACCGTGGTTACGGGCCAGGCAGTGGAAGCCTTCGACCGACTGTTTCGCTTCCTTTACATGACCTCGAGCTCTGTTGACCTCCGGCAGGTCACCCTGGAGCCTGAACCTGAGCCGGAGCCCCTCCCGCCGCCGCCCATCGTCGTACctccttctgctgctgatgTCAGGAAACTGTACAACCCCAAATATGCTCTGGTTGCTGCAGGCAACCAGAGCCTGATCCCCTCTGCTGGCCAAGGCAGCCCCAAAGAGCCCCAACCCTCAGAGAACTCCAAGAACCAAGAAACCAAGAAAAGGAGGAGTAAAGACACTATACAGGaggctcctcccctccaccctgGACTTATTCATTTAGAGAAGGTATACTTGATCTCATACCTGCCCACCTGGCCAGAACCTGACCCCTCCAGTGACGTGATTGGGTTCATTAACATTCGGGACGCCAAAAAACCGACTCAGTTCAATATGCAGCGATCTGAGATGTTCGAAACGAGCCAAGCAATCAGGTTTAGCAGTCCATTCAGCGTGGCCAAGGCAGTCCTGCCAGATGTTGCCCAGCGCAGACAGATCACTCCAAAAAACGAGGAGAAGAATAAACCCCAGCCATCACAAAATAATGCAAAAGCTGAAGAGTCTGTGGTGGACGGTGTTCAGGCAACACCACTCAGTGCAGAGCCTGGTGACATCAAAACTAAAGGAGAAGCCCCTGAAGAGAAATCATCCACCTCTGGGCAAAAGTCTGAACCTGGCAGAGACACAATTAAGGCTCTTAACACGGAGAATAAACTGCATTCAAACACACCCACCAACCAAGATGCAGGTCACGGCACCTCACCTCACCACAGTGCACGCACGCCTCCCCAGTCCAGCAATGGCACATCCACTCCCAACACTGACACAGCACAAAGTTTTACCACAAGCAGCCCTGAAGCGCAGTCCCTCCCAGAGTCGAGCgctaaaaaaaaagcccaaactagtttaaacacacaaagtgctgctgTGTACAAGACACACACCCCGGAGTTGAGTGGCCCCGCACACTCAAACTCTGAacaacgcacacaaacaaagacaggggTGTCACAGACAGATTCACATACACAAGCTGTTCTCGCGCAGCCACACAACTCCTCTGAAATGACACCTAATACCCAGACTCCCACTGCACAccccccctctgcctcccctgTGCACCCTCAGCCTGTCAGTTCCACCTCCCtatcgggggaaaaaaacacgccCTGTCCTGCGGTGGATTCAAGGACAGCTACCAGTGTCTGTGCTCCTGTGcccaccagcagctgctcctcttccgttccccctctcatctcttcttctaCAACTGTacagcctcccctccctcagccCTCTGCATCCTCTTGTCTGACCTTGGTCGCTCCTGTACCTAAACCTCGCACAGTCCATCTGGTGATCAAGGAAGGCCGCGCCAGTCACGGTCCGAAGCTGCCGGAGATCAGTGTTGTCAGGAGACCCGAGAGCCTGGCCGGCACGGGGCGAACAGTGGCCCACAGTAAACCTGATGCAGCGAATGTGGTGCAGTCACCGCCGGAAAATGGGCCAGAGACTGTCTCACAACTGCAGGACAACGGTGGAAGCAAAACAGGAACTCAAAATGAAACTGAGATCTCGGTAGAAGGCCCAAAGCCAGAGCAGAATGTGACTTCCCCAGAGAGAAAGGGCGAGGAAACGATCGGACTGCGCGGCGACAGAGCAGCAACACAATCGGCCGCTGGAATCAAAGCGCAAGCCCAATCGGATGTTTTGACTACTGATGCACCAAAGGCAAATACTGTGAATATTTTAGAAATAATTCCAAAGGATGTTGAGCCGAAGAGCTTGACGTCATCCGACTGCAAAATGCTCCCAAAGACAGAGACTGACTGTGTAGCCACAGCACAGACGGACACCAAGGCCCCAGAAAAAACCCTTATACACTGTAAGTTTGCAAACGTGCCAAAGGATACGAGTGAAAATGTGATACAATGCAAAACATACCTTGCAAGAGCACGTCAACCTCAGAGAATATCGTGTTGTGAACTGAACCCGGCTGGTTTCGATGTGCTGGAGACTATGGACTCTCTGAAAGcttcaacaacacacactcctgtttcTGCCACAACTACCAGCACACCCACAGACAGCGGTGGTAATCCAATTGTCACATCAGCGCACCACACAGACAGTAAGCCCAATGTGGCAAAACATAACGCACACACCACTATTACTGCTCAAGAATCCCAACAGACCCCTAAGGACGGGGGAAGCTCACGCACTCCTCAACGACCGCAGTACTTGAATCTCTCCAAGACACACACGCCCGACTCTCATTCGCCGACCGCTGAGCGAGAATCGCAGCAACTCCCTTCTCTGGTGCGCACTACAACTCCAGACGGATTTCTACCACGCACACCCACCCCAGACTTTCGAACACCTACGCCAGACGGCTACGTCTCATCGAGGGAGGACTCCGGGCTCTCCCCCACCTCGGACGAGTATTATGAATGTTGCGACTCTCCTCTCCGCGACGCCGTGTTCGACCGAGCAGGTTTTCACAACTACGGGACAACAGGGGATCCCGAGAGTCCACTTTACATAAACAATATAACTTGTATGTTTGGTGAAATGGACGGGAATGAAACGCAGAGTCTGTCCACTACCgtctccacttcttcctctttacttgagaaaataaaagttggGGAGGGGAAGGAATTAACAAttgaggaaaatgaaagagaaaaggatGTAAAGCGCACAGAAGTCAGTGtggcagggaggaggacagaagaagatTACCAGAGGCCAAAGAGGAGCGATGAGGCCAAGACAAAGGCAGAGCATCATCAAGAATCAACAGCAGTGGTAGAAACAGACAAGAAAGCCCAACCCCAGGCGGCTGAAAGAAAACGATTGCCAAACCAATCAGCAGCACAGAGACTGGTTGATGGAGGAGGGACTCCAGGAGAATCAGAAATGAACGAATTAAAGGGACTGTCCGCTGGCGACCTTGAGGCAGAGCAGGTTTCCTCTGACGGAGTCAAAGAGAAGGTGGTGGACGAGGCGGCACTAAGACCCAGCGGCgtggagagcagagacaggCCCCAGTCACCCAGAGAGACTGAGGGGCCGGAG CCTCCAAGACGACAACAGCAGGACGGTGGGGcgtcctccccttctcctcgaAGACCGCCCAGGCCGCCCCCTCCACTGGCAGTGGTTGCTGTCGGGTCTGCAGCAGGGCGGGAGCAGGTTGTGGTCTCCCACAGCCGGCAAAGCCTCCTCTCTCGACAGCCTCCGGTGGCCGAGAGCAGGGCGAGATTCGGACAGTCGCAGAATCGACATTCTTACACTAAAGCCCCGGCCTCGGTTTtccacacacacttgaacatacaGTCGCAGCCCCGTCCTCATCCTCGGGAAGCGCACAggcagggagaaggaggggcTCCGTTCGCCCTCACCTTTAGCCGGCTGTACAACCTGAAAGGCCTGAAGGACAAAATGAGCAAAGGAGGCAGCACATACTCACAAGTACAAGGACGCAAGAGCACAAACTAG